CTTCCACTAAGTCTTCATATTTCACAAAACCAGGTTTATCACAGATAATTGGAATATTATGCAGCTCAACTTCAGCAATTCTTTGACCTGAGGATACTTTTTCCCCATCGCCAACCAAAATCTTTACACCAAGCTCTACTGGATAAGTCTCTAAACTTTCGATAGATTTGGTACTTAAGAGCTTCTTGTATTCTTCTAGACTACGGCCTTCATCACGAACAACGTGAATCGCTCCCTTCTTGTTCAATACCAGATGGTTGCCATCTTGACCTACAACAACCCGAAGATCCATATACACCAAAATACCGTCATTATCTGTAACGATTTCTGGAGTTGAAGATGTCGCAGCGATACCTCCAAGGTGGAACGTTCTCATTGTCAACTGTGTTCCTGGTTCCCCAATAGACTGAGCAGCAATAATACCTACAGCTTCCCCTAAACCAATGAGGCGACCATTAGCAAGATTCAATCCATAACACTTAGCACAAACACCGCGACGGCTTTCACAAGTAAGTGTAGAACGAATTTTAATGCTTTCGATACCAGCATCGTCAATGAGTTCTGCCTGAGCAGATGTAACAACATCTCCATTCTTAGCAAGAAGCTTGCTCTTATCCCCTGGCTGATAAATGTCTTCAGACACCGTACGACCGTAAATACGATCCTTCAAAGGTAAAAGTTCTTCAGAACCTTGGCGAATTGCAGAAATCTCAATATGATTCAATGTTCCGCAATCTTTCTCTGTAATAATTACATCCTGAGCTACGTCAACGAGTCTTCGCGTTAGGTATCCAGAGTCCGCTGTTTTTAAGGCAGTATCGGCTAAACCTTTTCTAGCACCGTGAGAAGAAATCGAGTATTCAAGAACTGTTAACCCTTCGCGGAAATTTGAAGTAATCGGAGATTCAATAATCGCTCCGTTTGGCTTCGCCATCAAACCTCGCAAGGCTCCTAACTGTTTCAACTGAGATTTATTACCTCGAGCTCCAGAATCAATCATTAAGAATAAAGGATTGTGTTTGCTCTTAGCTTGCTTACTAATCTCAACATAAAGAGCATCTGATAACAATTCAGAAACTTCCGTCCAAATACTAATAGTCTTAGAATGACGCTCCCCGTCTGTGATAATACCGTCATCGTATTGCTTCTTAACAACAGCAACTTTATCGTAAGCTTCTTTAAGAATCTCACTCTTAATCTCAGGAATTCTAACGTCTTTCAATCCCATGGAGATCGCAGCTTTTGTCGCTTGGATAAACCCTAGATCTTTAAGGTCATCTAAGAAACGCACAGTCGCTTCAAGACCAACTTTCTTATAGCATTGTAAAATCAATTCACTGATACGCTTACTTGGCATGCTGTAATTTTGAAACCCTAATTCCTTAGGAACAATTCTATTAAACAGAACGCGTCCAGGAGTGGTCTCAATAATCTGACCATCAATACGCACTTTAATTTTTTCATGGATGTGGATACCACGTCCAGTCTCATCACAACGGTTATTTATACGCTCATCAAGGAATCCACCTGTATATAATGCGCGCAATACCTCAGTAACATCTCTAAAGATCTTAATTTTTCCACCGTGATCTTCAGGGAAGTAAGTAGGATCAGCCATTAGATAGTAAATACCCAACGTCATATCTTTAGAAGGTGTTGCAACAGGCTTTCCGGAAGATGGTAAGAAGATGTTGTCAGGAGCCATCATCAAAACTTTAGCTTCTAGCTGTGCTTCAATAGACAGTGGCACGTGAACAGCCATTTGGTCTCCGTCGAAGTCGGCGTTGAACGCTGCACACACTAACGGGTGAACACGAATAGCTTTACCTTCAATCAATACGGGCTCAAAAGCCTGTATCCCTAAACGGTGAAGCGTAGGAGCTCGGTTAAGTAATACGGGATGACCTTTAATAATTTCTTCTAAAACGTCCCAAACTTCAGGGGCCCCGCGTTGAATCATTTTCTTAGCAGAGCGAATAGTGTAGACGCTTCCTTGATCTTTAAGTCTTTTAATAATGAATGGTTCGAATAACTCAAGAGCCATTTCTTTAGGTAAACCGCATTGATTAAATTTCAATTCGGGGCCGACGATAATAACAGAACGTCCAGAATAGTCGACACGCTTACCTAAAAGGTTTTGTCGGAAACGTCCATTTTTCCCTTTCAACATTTCAGAAAGAGATTTTAAAGGACGATTACCCGCTCCCATTACAGGATGTCCATGACGACCGTTATCAAATAACGCATCCACAGCTTCCTGTAACATACGTTTTTCGTTGCGAACGATCACTTCAGGAGTTTTTAATCTTAAAATAGCTTTTAGACGATTGTTACGGTTAATTACACGACGATATAAATCATTTAAATCAGAAGTTGCAAATCTTCCGCCATCTAAAGGAACTAATGGACGAAGATCGGGTGGAACAACAGGAACGCTTTTTAAAACCATCCACTCAGGATGATTAGAAGAGGAAACAAAACCTTCAATGATCTTTAATCGTTTAGCGAGCTTCATTCTAGCTTGCTGAGATTTTGTTTTTCGCAAACGATCCTTAAGCTCTTTCAATAAACTTTGAAGATCTTCTGATTTTAATAAATCGTAAATAGCTTCTCCGCCCATTTTAGCAACAAAAGCGTCTTTACCCCACTTCTCAACTACTTCTCGATATTGAGCGTCATTTAAAAGCTGTTTCTTATTTAAATCTGTCTTACCTGGATCGATAACTACATATTCTTCATAGTAGATAATCCTTTCAAGATCAGATGCAGTCATTCCTAAGACGTTACCGATTCTTGAAGGTGTAGTCTTAAAAAACCATATGTGCACAATAGGCACTGCAAGCTCTATATGAGCCATACGTTCACGACGTACCTTAGAAAGGGTGACCTCTACTCCACAGCGATCGCAGACAATGCCCTTGTGTTTAATCTTCTTATATTTACCACAACAACATTCCCAATCCTTCGTAGGCCCGAAAATCTTTTCGCAAAACAATCCACCTTTTTCAGGTTTAAACGTACGGTAATTGATTGTTTCAGGCTTCTTGATTTCCCCACAAGACCACTTATCGCGAATAGTAATATCTGAGGCAATTCCAATTTCTAGTTTATCAAATAGCCCCTCTTTGGATAGAGTGGCATTGTCTCGAGAACCTTCTCCGAACATTATTGTTTTTCTCCAACAAGTGATTTGTTAAGCATCTACTACCATAGGACGAACATCAAGTCCTAGACCCTGCATTTCTTTAATCAAAACGTTAAACGACTCAGGCGTACCTGATTTAAGGAGGTTTTCTCCTTTAACAATGGATTCGTAAATCCTTGTTCGTCCAGAAACGTCGTCTGATTTTACTGTAAGAATCTCTTGAAGCATATGAGCTACACCATAAGCTTCTAAAGCCCACACTTCCATCTCCCCAAATCTTTGACCT
The Chlamydia caviae GPIC genome window above contains:
- the rpoC gene encoding DNA-directed RNA polymerase subunit beta' is translated as MFGEGSRDNATLSKEGLFDKLEIGIASDITIRDKWSCGEIKKPETINYRTFKPEKGGLFCEKIFGPTKDWECCCGKYKKIKHKGIVCDRCGVEVTLSKVRRERMAHIELAVPIVHIWFFKTTPSRIGNVLGMTASDLERIIYYEEYVVIDPGKTDLNKKQLLNDAQYREVVEKWGKDAFVAKMGGEAIYDLLKSEDLQSLLKELKDRLRKTKSQQARMKLAKRLKIIEGFVSSSNHPEWMVLKSVPVVPPDLRPLVPLDGGRFATSDLNDLYRRVINRNNRLKAILRLKTPEVIVRNEKRMLQEAVDALFDNGRHGHPVMGAGNRPLKSLSEMLKGKNGRFRQNLLGKRVDYSGRSVIIVGPELKFNQCGLPKEMALELFEPFIIKRLKDQGSVYTIRSAKKMIQRGAPEVWDVLEEIIKGHPVLLNRAPTLHRLGIQAFEPVLIEGKAIRVHPLVCAAFNADFDGDQMAVHVPLSIEAQLEAKVLMMAPDNIFLPSSGKPVATPSKDMTLGIYYLMADPTYFPEDHGGKIKIFRDVTEVLRALYTGGFLDERINNRCDETGRGIHIHEKIKVRIDGQIIETTPGRVLFNRIVPKELGFQNYSMPSKRISELILQCYKKVGLEATVRFLDDLKDLGFIQATKAAISMGLKDVRIPEIKSEILKEAYDKVAVVKKQYDDGIITDGERHSKTISIWTEVSELLSDALYVEISKQAKSKHNPLFLMIDSGARGNKSQLKQLGALRGLMAKPNGAIIESPITSNFREGLTVLEYSISSHGARKGLADTALKTADSGYLTRRLVDVAQDVIITEKDCGTLNHIEISAIRQGSEELLPLKDRIYGRTVSEDIYQPGDKSKLLAKNGDVVTSAQAELIDDAGIESIKIRSTLTCESRRGVCAKCYGLNLANGRLIGLGEAVGIIAAQSIGEPGTQLTMRTFHLGGIAATSSTPEIVTDNDGILVYMDLRVVVGQDGNHLVLNKKGAIHVVRDEGRSLEEYKKLLSTKSIESLETYPVELGVKILVGDGEKVSSGQRIAEVELHNIPIICDKPGFVKYEDLVEGISTEKVVNKNTGLVELIVKQHRGELHPQIAIYSDAGLTELVGTYAIPSGAIISVEENQKVDPGMLLARLPRGAIKTKDITGGLPRVAELVEARKPEDAADIAKIDGVVDFKGIQKNKRILVVRDEITGMEEEHLIPLTKHLIVQRGDNVMKGQQLTDGLVVPHEILEICGVRELQKYLVNEVQEVYRLQGVDINDKHIEIIVRQMLQKVRITDPGDTTLLFGEEVNKKEFYEENRRTEEDGGKPAQAVPVLLGITKASLGTESFISAASFQDTTRVLTDAACSSKTDYLLGFKENVIMGHMIPGGTGFDTHKRIKQYLEKEQEDLVFDFESESECAC